A portion of the Sus scrofa isolate TJ Tabasco breed Duroc chromosome 5, Sscrofa11.1, whole genome shotgun sequence genome contains these proteins:
- the LOC100525165 gene encoding olfactory receptor 9K2-like: MGDKGGDNHSEVTDFILVGIRIRPELHSLLFLLFLIIYGMVLLGNLSMIGIIVTDPRLNTPMYFFLGNLSIIDLSYSTIIVPKAMVNILSQKKTISFVGCVAQLFLYALFMVTEAFVLAAMAYDRFIAICNPLLYTVRMSRSLCIQLVAGSYLCGWVSSILQISVTFSMSFCASRVIDHFYCDSNPIEKISCSNVFMNKMVSLSLAILIILPTIVVIVVSYMYIVSTVLKIRSSEGRKKAFSTCSSHLGVVSLLYGTVSFVYLTPPNNPELRKVASVCYILLTPMLNPLIYSLRNKDVKDAMKKVIWKKKVLL; the protein is encoded by the coding sequence ATGGGTGACAAGGGAGGAGACAACCATTCAGAAGTGACCGACTTCATTCTTGTAGGCATCAGGATCCGTCCAGAGCTTCACAGTCTCCTCTTCCTACTATTCCTGATTATTTATGGGATGGTCCTTCTGGGGAACCTTAGCATGATTGGCATCATTGTGACTGATCCCCGGCTGAACACACCAATGTATTTCTTCCTAGGCAATCTCTCCATCATTGACCTCTCCTACTCCACTATTATTGTACCCAAAGCCATGGTCAACATCCTGTCCCAGAAAAAGACCATATCCTTTGTGGGTTGTGTGGCTCAGCTGTTTCTGTATGCACTTTTCATGGTAACAGAGGCCTTTGTTTTGGcagccatggcctatgaccgcttcaTAGCCATCTGCAATCCACTCCTTTATACTGTCCGCATGTCCAGAAGCCTCTGTATCCAGTTGGTGGCTGGTTCCTATCTCTGTGGCTGGGTCAGTTCCATTCTTCAAATCAGTGTAACATTCTCAATGTCTTTTTGTGCCTCTCGAGTCATCGATCACTTCTACTGTGATTCAAACCCAATTGAGAAGATCTCCTGTTCCAATGTCTTTATGAATAAGATGGTGTCACTTAGTTTGGCTATCCTCATTATTTTGCCCACAATAGTTGTGATTGTAGTATCCTACATGTACATTGTGTCCACAGTTTTAAAGATCCGCTCCagtgaagggaggaagaaagcctTTTCCACTTGCAGTTCCCATCTGGGGGTTGTAAGTTTGCTCTATGGGACTGTCTCCTTTGTGTATCTCACACCTCCAAATAACCCAGAACTTCGGAAAGTGGCTTCAGTATGTTACATTTTACTCACACCTATGCTAAACCCTTTAATCTACTCTCTAAGAAACAAAGATGTTAAAGATGCCATGAAAAAAGTCATATGGAAGAAGAAAGTTTTACTCTAA
- the LOC100512466 gene encoding olfactory receptor 9K2 codes for MKDRVHLFILPCASQQVSAMGMGDRGTSNHSGVTDFILVGFRVRPELHTLLFLLFLLVYTMVLLGNVGMMAVIMTDPQLKTPMYFFLGNLSFVDLFYSSAIAPKAMINFWSQSKTISLAGCLTQFFLFTLFIVTEGFLLAVMAYDRFIAICNPLLYSVHMSTRLCTQLVAGSYFCGCISSILQTSMTFTLSFCASRAIDHFYCDTRPLRRISCSDVFIHKIISFSLSSIIILPTIIVIIVSYLYIVSTVLKIRSTEGRKKAFSTCSSHLGVVSILYGAVFFMYLTPDTFPELSKVASLCYTLVTPMLNPLIYSLRNNDVKAALNKLLEKKSTIL; via the coding sequence ATGAAAGACAGagttcacttgtttattttgcCTTGTGCCTCTCAGCAGGTTTCTGCCATGGGCATGGGGGACAGGGGAACAAGCAACCACTCAGGAGTGACTGACTTCATTCTTGTAGGCTTCAGGGTCCGCCCAGAGCTCCACACTCTCCTCTTCCTGCTATTTCTTCTGGTCTACACCATGGTCCTTCTGGGGAATGTTGGCATGATGGCCGTTATTATGACTGACCCCCAGCTGAAGACACCAATGTATTTCTTCCTAGGCAACCTCTCCTTCGTTGATCTCTTCTATTCGTCTGCTATTGCACCCAAGGCTATGATCAACTTCTGGTCTCAGAGCAAGACCATCTCCTTGGCAGGCTGTTTGACGcagttctttcttttcaccctctTCATTGTGACTGAGGGCTTTCTCCTGGCagtcatggcttatgaccgcttcattgccatctgcaacccactgctcTACTCTGTCCACATGTCAACACGTCTCTGCACTCAGTTGGTGGCAGGTTCCTACTTTTGTGGCTGCATCAGCTCCATTCTTCAGACCAGCATGACATTTACCTTATCCTTTTGTGCGTCTCGGGCCATTGACCACTTTTACTGTGACACTCGCCCACTTCGGAGAATATCTTGTTCTGAtgtcttcatccataaaataatttctttctccttATCTAGCATCATTATTTTGCCTACCATCATAGTTATTATTGTCTCTTATTTATATATAGTGTCCACAGTTCTAAAAATACGCTCTACTGAGGGGCGTAAGAAAGCCTTCTCCACTTGCAGCTCTCACCTAGGAGTTGTGAGTATTTTGTACGGTGCTGTCTTTTTTATGTATCTCACTCCTGACACTTTTCCTGAGCTGAGTAAAGTGGCCTCCTTATGTTATACCCTAGTCACTCCCATGTTGAACCCTTTGATTTACTCTCTGAGAAACAACGATGTCAAAGCGGCTCTAAACAAACTTTTAGAGAAGAAAAGTACTATTCTATGA